The nucleotide sequence CGTCACCCAAAGCGGCGAGGGTTTTCGACGCATCCGACAGCCCGCCAATCCAGCCGCCGGTCGTGTAATCCATGACCGGATAACTTCCGACCGTGAAAACATCGCCCGTCACCAGGATATTTGGCCCGGGCAAAAACACATAGATGTCGCCGTCGGTGTGGGCCTGGCCGAGATAGCCGTATTGGATCTCTTCCTTGCCGAACGTGATCTTGTCCTTGGTATAAAAGGTCGCACTCGGACGCGCTTCCTTTGGCCTGGGCGGGTAGGTCTTGTGTTCCCACATCGAAATGATTTCGGCGCCCATCCAGAGCTTCGTGTTCTCGTGCGCGATGATTTTGGCCCCGGTTCTGGCAACCGCTTCGTTCGATCCCGTGTGATCGAGATGCCAGTGGGTATTGAACAGGACGCGCACGGGCCCGGCCGCAACTTTCATCAGATCGGCAGAGTGTTCCGCGCCTCCGCCGTCCACCATCAACACGCCGTCGCGTGTGTTCAGGACGAGAACGTTCGAGCCGGCTCCGCTGATCAGTGAGATGTTATCGGTCAGCTTCGTCGTGGTCAGTGCAGAGCTCTGTCCGAAGGCGATTTGCGAAACCGATAGGCCGGCGATTGCCGTCAAAAACTGACGCCGATTCTGTGCTGGGAACATGGCAGCAAGTCTACTTCAAAAACCGGAGAAGGGGAAGGAACACAAGAGGCACAAGAAGCACAAGATCTTGTGCTTCTTGTGTTCCGTCCCCCTTCTTCAGCGCCACTCGTGTTTCGGGTACTTTCGCTGGAGTTCGGACTTGATCCGCGGGTAGTGCTCGCGCCAGAAATTGGCGAGGTCGCTCGTCACCTGAACCGGTCTCATACTGGGAGCCAGAATATGTACGTTGAGCGGGACGCGGCTCATCGCGATGGACGGCGTCTGGGTAATGCCGAAAAGCTCCTGGATACGGA is from Terriglobia bacterium and encodes:
- a CDS encoding MBL fold metallo-hydrolase, yielding MFPAQNRRQFLTAIAGLSVSQIAFGQSSALTTTKLTDNISLISGAGSNVLVLNTRDGVLMVDGGGAEHSADLMKVAAGPVRVLFNTHWHLDHTGSNEAVARTGAKIIAHENTKLWMGAEIISMWEHKTYPPRPKEARPSATFYTKDKITFGKEEIQYGYLGQAHTDGDIYVFLPGPNILVTGDVFTVGSYPVMDYTTGGWIGGLSDASKTLAALGDAQTRVIPGSGPLQTHADLQAQADMCAEMRTRFVGMMRKGMSAKDMLASAPTKEFDARWGDPQLFILNAYPGLWAHVREIGGIV